A single region of the Vicia villosa cultivar HV-30 ecotype Madison, WI linkage group LG4, Vvil1.0, whole genome shotgun sequence genome encodes:
- the LOC131599968 gene encoding gibberellin 2-beta-dioxygenase gives MVVLSKPSLNNFLLPKSPCKPTTTMFNGIPVIDLTDPDAKTQIVNACKEVGFFKVVNHGVSSELISKLENEALIFFRKSQSEKDRAGPPDPFGYGSKKIGSNGDVGWVEYILLNTNPDVVSNKSLAIFLEIRPNLRTAVEDYIDAMKKMCYLVLELMADGLEIEPRNVISRLLRNEKSDSCFRINHYPPCPEVQQGALKGKNLIGFGEHTDPQVISILRSNSISGLQICLNDGTWVSVPPDHNSFFINVGDTLQVLTNGRFKSVKHRVLSDTTKSRLSMIYFGGPALSEKIVPIASLLLKNEESLYKEFTWCEYKKAMYNSRLADYRLGPFEKTYGK, from the exons ATGGTTGTTTTGTCTAAACCATCCTTAAACAACTTCCTACTCCCAAAATCACCATGCAAACCAACAACAACTATGTTCAATGGAATACCTGTCATCGACCTCACAGACCCGGATGCAAAGACACAGATTGTGAATGCTTGTAAGGAGGTTGGATTCTTCAAAGTTGTCAACCACGGAGTTTCATCCGAACTTATATCGAAGTTGGAAAACGAAGCACTTATATTCTTCAGGAAGTCACAGTCGGAGAAAGACAGAGCTGGTCCTCCTGACCCTTTTGGTTATGGAAGTAAGAAAATCGGATCGAACGGTGATGTTGGTTGGGTTGAATATATTCTTCTTAATACCAATCCTGATGTTGTCTCCAATAAGTCACTCGCCATTTTCCTGGAAATTCGACCGAATTTAAG GACTGCTGTGGAAGATTATATTGATGCAATGAAGAAAATGTGTTATCTAGTATTGGAACTTATGGCGGATGGATTGGAGATTGAGCCAAGGAATGTGATAAGCAGATTATTGAGAAATGAGAAAAGTGATTCTTGTTTCAGAATTAACCATTACCCACCGTGTCCTGAAGTGCAACAAGGAGCATTAAAAGGAAAGAATTTAATAGGGTTTGGGGAGCATACTGACCCACAAGTGATTTCTATCTTGAGATCTAATAGCATTTCTGGTCTGCAAATCTGTCTTAATGATGGAACATGGGTTTCTGTTCCACCTGATCATAATTCCTTTTTCATCAATGTTGGTGACACTCTCCAG GTATTGACTAATGGTAGGTTCAAGAGTGTAAAACATAGGGTTTTATCTGACACAACAAAGTCAAGGTTGTCGATGATATACTTTGGAGGACCAGCCTTGAGTGAAAAGATAGTGCCTATAGCATCACTATTGTTGAAGAATGAAGAAAGTTTGTACAAAGAGTTCACGTGGTGTGAGTACAAGAAAGCTATGTATAATTCAAGGCTGGCTGATTATAGACTTGGGCCTTTTGAAAAAACTTATGGCAAGTAA